In a single window of the Zea mays cultivar B73 chromosome 5, Zm-B73-REFERENCE-NAM-5.0, whole genome shotgun sequence genome:
- the LOC103628257 gene encoding uncharacterized protein produces the protein MDPFKNNDVRPPLRELSNNTLEDECPDVSISDASIIDCTIPCDTTPGGRDDARQRRRERERVRYVTMSVEKKNELKKRRESRKKGNVMHHEYSEVCNIPANKDNNNHQNNEIEDVDDDSYRLHKNNSFEVHRRLGSEKLSTHLSGAG, from the exons ATGGATCCATTCAAAAATAACGATGTTCGTCCTCCATTAAGAGAACTATCTAACAACACCCTTGAAG ATGAATGTCCAGATGTGTCTATAAGCGACGCAAGCATCATTGATTGTACTATACCGTGTGATACCACTCCAG GAGGACGTGATGATGCAAGACAACGTAGGAGGGAAAGAGAAAGAGTACGATATGTTACAATGAGTGTTGAAAAGAAAAATGAATTGAAGAAGCGTCGTGAGTCACGAAAAAAGGGAAATGTTATGCACCATGAGTATTCAGAAG TTTGCAACATCCCTGCAAACAAGGACAACAATAATCATCAAAACAATGAAATtgaggatgttgatgatgatTCTTATCGGTTGCATAAGAATAACTCATTTGAGGTGCATAGAAGACTTGGCAGTGAAAAACTTTCCACACATTTGTCAGGTGCTGGTTGA